The Glycine soja cultivar W05 chromosome 3, ASM419377v2, whole genome shotgun sequence genome window below encodes:
- the LOC114404869 gene encoding putative disease resistance protein At3g14460 — CPNFVSFWREGLPAPNLTESEVFDCDKLKSLPDKMSTLLPKLEYLHISDCPEIESFPEGGMPPNLRTVWIENCEKLLSGLAWPSMGMLTHLYLFGPCDGIKSFPKEGLLLPSLMSLYLYNLSNLEMLDCTGLFHLSSLQELTIGGCPLLENMVGERLPVSLIKLTIKSCLLLEKQCRRKHPQIWPKISHIRGINVDGRWI, encoded by the coding sequence TGCCCCAACTTTGTATCATTCTGGAGAGAAGGATTGCCTGCGCCCAATTTGACTGAAAGTGAAGTTTTCGATTGCGACAAGTTGAAGTCATTACCTGACAAAATGAGTACTCTTCTCCCAAAGTTAGAATATCTCCACATATCCGACTGCCCAGAAATTGAGTCGTTTCCAGAAGGGGGTATGCCACCTAACCTGAGAACAGTTTGGATTGAGAATTGTGAGAAACTACTGAGCGGCCTAGCATGGCCATCCATGGGCATGCTTACCCATCTCTATCTTTTTGGTCCATGTGATGGCATCAAGTCCTTCCCTAAGGAGGGTTTGCTGCTTCCCTCCCTCATGTCTCTGTATCTATATAACTTATCAAATCTGGAGATGTTGGACTGCACAGGGCTTTTCCATCTCTCATCCCTCCAAGAATTAACCATAGGGGGATGTCCTTTGCTGGAGAATATGGTGGGAGAAAGGCTTCCTGTCTCTCTAATAAAATTAACCATAAAGAGTTGTCTTTTGCTGGAAAAACAATGCCGCAGGAAGCACCCTCAAATTTGGCCTAAAATATCCCATATCCGAGGCATTAATGTTGATGGTAGATGGATTTAG
- the LOC114406046 gene encoding putative disease resistance RPP13-like protein 1 isoform X2 gives MAELVGGAFLSAFLNVVFDKLATDEVVDFFRGKKVDLNLLENLKSNLSVVGAVLDDAEKKQIKLSSVNQWLIQLKDVLYDADDVLDEISTKAATQKKVSKVFSRFTNRKMASKLEKVVGKLDKVLEGKKGLPLQVMAGESNEPWNALPTTSLEDGYGMYGRDTDKEAIMELVKDSSDGVPVSVIAIVGMGGVGKTTLARSVFNDGNLKEMLFDLNAWVCVSDQFDIVKVTKTMIEQITQKSCKLNDLNLLQHKLMDRLKDKKFLIVLDDVWIEDDDNWSNLTKPLLHGTRGSKILFTTRNENVVNVVPYRIVQVYPLSKLSNEDCWLVLANHAFPLSESSGENRRALEEIGREIVKKCNGLPLAARSLGGMLRREHAIRVWNNTLESDIWKLSESQCKVIPALRISYQYLPPHLKRCFVYCSLYPKDYEFQKNDLILLWMAEDLLKLPNKGKALEIGYEYFDDLVSRSFFQRSSNRTRGNYFVMHDLVHDLALYLGGEFYFRSEELGKETKIGMKTRHLSVTKFSDPISDIEVFNKLQSLRTFLAIDFKDSPFNKEKEPGIVVSKLKCLRVLSFCGFASLDVLHDSIGKLIHLRYLNLSRTSIKTLPESLCNLYNLQTLVLSDCDKLTRLPTDMQNLINLCHLHIDGTDIREMPRGMGMLSHLQHLDFFIVGKHKENGIKELGTLSNLHGSLSIRNLENVTRSNEALEARMLDKKHINHLSFLWSNGTDFQTQLDVLCKLKPHQGLESLTILGYDGTIFPDWVGNFSYHNMTSLSLRYCDNCCVLPSLGQLPFLKELYISNLDSVKTVDAGFYKNEDCLSVTPFSSLETLSIVRMYCLELWSTPESDAFPLLKSLTIENCPKLRGDLPNHLPALKKLKIASSLPRAPTLNRLEIRKSNNVSLHVFPLLLEWIEVEGSQMVESMIKAITSIEPTCLQHLKLSDCSSAISFPGGRLPASLKALHISNLKNLELPTQHKHELLESLSLVNSCYCLRSLPLATFPNLKRLEIRCCEHLKSLLVSGAESFKSLCSLSSLLPKLEYLHIEDCPEIESFPEGGMPPNLRTVEIDNCEKLLSGLAWPSMGMLTHLIVWGPCDGIKSFPKEGLLPPSLTSLKLYYLLNLEMLDCMGLLHLTSLQELTIEICPLLENMVGERLPVSLIKLTIERCPLLEKQCRRKHPQIWPKISHIRHIKVDNRWI, from the exons ATGGCTGAGTTAGTTGGTGGTGCGTTTCTCTCTGCTTTCCTCAATGTTGTGTTCGACAAGCTTGCTACCGATGAGGTTGTTGACTTCTTCCGTGGAAAGAAGGTTGACCTCAATTTGCTTGAGAACTTGAAGAGCAATCTGAGTGTGGTTGGAGCTGTGCTTGATGATGCTGAGAAGAAACAAATCAAACTCTCCAGTGTCAACCAGTGGCTCATTCAGCTCAAGGATGTTCTTTATGATGCCGATGACGTGCTGGATGAAATTTCGACCAAAGCTGCAACTCAAAAGAAGGTAAGTAAAGTGTTTTCTCGCTTTACCAATAGGAAAATGGCCAGTAAGTTGGAAAAAGTAGTTGGCAAATTAGATAAAGTTCTAGAAGGCAAGAAGGGTCTTCCTTTGCAAGTGATGGCAGGGGAGAGCAACGAGCCATGGAATGCTCTGCCAACAACATCTCTGGAAGATGGATATGGTATGTATGGTAGGGATACAGACAAGGAGGCCATAATGGAGTTGGTAAAGGATAGCAGTGATGGTGTACCAGTGTCTGTTATCGCTATTGTAGGCATGGGTGGGGTTGGAAAAACCACTCTAGCCCGATCTGTGTTCAACGATGGCAATTTGAAGGAAATGTTGTTTGATTTAAATGCATGGGTTTGTGTTTCTGATCAATTTGATATTGTGAAGGTCACAAAAACTATGATAGAGCAAATTACTCAAAAGTCTTGTAAATTGAATGATCTAAACTTACTTCAACATAAATTGATGGACAggctgaaagataaaaaattcttaattgtCTTGGATGATGTATGGATCGAGGATGATGATAATTGGAGTAATCTTACAAAACCATTGTTGCATGGAACAAGGGGAAGTAAAATTCTCTTTACAACCCGCAATGAAAATGTAGTGAATGTAGTCCCTTACCGTATTGTTCAAGTTTATCCTCTAAGTAAATTGTCAAATGAAGATTGTTGGCTAGTGTTAGCAAACCACGCATTTCCTCTCTCAGAATCAAGTGGGGAGAATAGAAGAGCTTTAGAAGAAATTGGAAGGGAGATTGTTAAAAAGTGTAATGGATTGCCTTTAGCAGCACGGTCACTCGGAGGTATGTTGAGGAGAGAGCATGCTATTAGGGTTTGGAATAATACACTTGAAAGTGACATTTGGAAACTGTCTGAAAGTCAGTGTAAAGTTATTCCAGCCTTGAGAATTAGTTATCAATATCTCCCTCCACATCTGAAACGGTGCTTTGTTTATTGTTCGTTATACCCCAAAGATTATGAATTTCAAAAGAATGACTTGATCTTGTTGTGGATGGCGGAAGATCTTTTGAAGCTTCCAAACAAAGGAAAGGCATTAGAAATTGGTTATGAGTATTTTGATGATTTAGTTTCTAGATCATTTTTTCAACGTTCAAGTAATCGAACTCGGGGCAATTATTTTGTAATGCATGACCTCGTGCATGATCTAGCATTATACCTTGGTGGAGAATTCTATTTCAGATCGGAAGAACTTGGAAAAGAAACCAAGATTGGTATGAAGACTCGTCATTTGTCAGTTACAAAGTTCAGTGATCCAATCTCAGATATTGAAGTTTTTAACAAACTACAATCTTTGAGAACTTTCTTGGCAATTGATTTTAAAGATTCCCCATTCAACAAGGAAAAGGAACCAGGTATTGTAGTGTCGAAGCTTAAGTGCTTGAGAGTTTTATCATTTTGTGGCTTTGCAAGTCTGGATGTTTTGCATGATTCAATAGGTAAATTGATCCACTTGCGTTATTTAAATCTCTCTCGTACAAGTATAAAAACACTGCCGGAGTCATTGTGTAATTTGTACAATCTACAAACTCTGGTGTTGTCTGATTGCGACAAGTTGACCAGGTTGCCTACTGACATGCAAAATCTTATAAACTTGTGTCATCTTCATATTGATGGTACTGATATAAGAGAGATGCCTAGAGGAATGGGAATGTTAAGTCATTTGCAGCATTTGGATTTCTTTATTGTGGGCAAGCACAAAGAGAACGGAATCAAAGAACTGGGGACACTTTCAAATCTTCATGGTTCGCTTTCTATTAGGAATTTGGAGAATGTAACCAGAAGCAATGAAGCATTGGAGGCTAGGATGCTGGATAAGAAGCACATTAATCATTTATCGTTTCTATGGTCTAATGGCACCGACTTCCAAACTCAATTAGATGTACTGTGCAAATTAAAACCTCACCAAGGCCTGGAATCTCTAACAATATTGGGTTATGATGGAACCATATTTCCAGATTGGGTGGGAAATTTTTCCTACCACAACATGACAAGTCTAAGTTTACGTTATTGTGATAACTGTTGTGTGCTTCCTTCGCTTGGGCAACTACCGTTTCTTAAGGAGCTCTATATTTCAAACTTGGATTCAGTGAAGACTGTTGATGCAGGGTTTTACAAAAATGAAGATTGTCTTTCTGTGACACCGTTTTCTTCCCTTGAAACTCTATCCATTGTTCGCATGTATTGCTTGGAGTTGTGGAGTACCCCTGAGTCAGACGCCTTTCCTCTACTCAAGTCTCTTACAATAGAGAATTGCCCCAAACTAAGGGGAGATTTGCCAAATCACCTTCCTGCTCTGAAAAAACTTAAGATTGCCTCTTCTCTCCCTAGGGCTCCCACTCTTAACAGATTAGAAATACGTAAAAGTAATAATGTATCGTTGCATGTGTTTCCTCTTTTGTTGGAATGGATAGAAGTAGAAGGAAGCCAAATGGTGGAGTCCATGATTAAGGCCATCACCAGCATTGAGCCAACTTGCCTCCAACATTTAAAATTGAGTGATTGTTCGTCAGCCATATCATTTCCGGGTGGTCGTCTGCCTGCATCTCTGAAGGCTCTGCATATCAGCAATCTTAAAAATCTGGAATTGCCGACCCAACACAAGCACGAGTTACTGGAATCACTGTCACTAGTTAATAGTTGTTATTGTCTCAGGTCTCTTCCATTGGCTACTTTTCCAAATCTCAAACGTCTCGAAATCAGATGCTGTGAACATCTGAAATCTCTTTTGGTTTCAGGGGCAGAGTCATTTAAGAGTCTGTGTTCTT TGAGTAGTCTTCTCCCAAAGTTAGAATATCTTCACATAGAGGACTGCCCAGAAATTGAGTCGTTTCCAGAAGGGGGTATGCCACCTAACCTGAGAACAGTTGAGATTGacaattgtgagaaactacTGAGCGGCCTAGCATGGCCATCCATGGGCATGCTTACCCATCTCATTGTTTGGGGTCCATGTGATGGCATCAAGTCATTCCCTAAGGAGGGTTTGCTGCCTCCCTCCCTTACGTCTTTGAAGCTATATTACTTGTTAAATCTGGAGATGTTGGACTGCATGGGGCTTCTCCATCTCACATCCCTGCAAGAATTAACCATAGAGATTTGTCCTTTGCTGGAGAATATGGTGGGAGAAAGGCTTCCTGTCTCTCTAATAAAATTAACCATAGAGAGATGTCCTTTGCTGGAAAAACAATGCCGCAGGAAGCACCCTCAAATTTGGCCTAAAATATCCCACATCCGTCACATTAAAGTTGACAACAGATGGATTTAG
- the LOC114406046 gene encoding putative disease resistance RPP13-like protein 1 isoform X1, which translates to MAELVGGAFLSAFLNVVFDKLATDEVVDFFRGKKVDLNLLENLKSNLSVVGAVLDDAEKKQIKLSSVNQWLIQLKDVLYDADDVLDEISTKAATQKKVSKVFSRFTNRKMASKLEKVVGKLDKVLEGKKGLPLQVMAGESNEPWNALPTTSLEDGYGMYGRDTDKEAIMELVKDSSDGVPVSVIAIVGMGGVGKTTLARSVFNDGNLKEMLFDLNAWVCVSDQFDIVKVTKTMIEQITQKSCKLNDLNLLQHKLMDRLKDKKFLIVLDDVWIEDDDNWSNLTKPLLHGTRGSKILFTTRNENVVNVVPYRIVQVYPLSKLSNEDCWLVLANHAFPLSESSGENRRALEEIGREIVKKCNGLPLAARSLGGMLRREHAIRVWNNTLESDIWKLSESQCKVIPALRISYQYLPPHLKRCFVYCSLYPKDYEFQKNDLILLWMAEDLLKLPNKGKALEIGYEYFDDLVSRSFFQRSSNRTRGNYFVMHDLVHDLALYLGGEFYFRSEELGKETKIGMKTRHLSVTKFSDPISDIEVFNKLQSLRTFLAIDFKDSPFNKEKEPGIVVSKLKCLRVLSFCGFASLDVLHDSIGKLIHLRYLNLSRTSIKTLPESLCNLYNLQTLVLSDCDKLTRLPTDMQNLINLCHLHIDGTDIREMPRGMGMLSHLQHLDFFIVGKHKENGIKELGTLSNLHGSLSIRNLENVTRSNEALEARMLDKKHINHLSFLWSNGTDFQTQLDVLCKLKPHQGLESLTILGYDGTIFPDWVGNFSYHNMTSLSLRYCDNCCVLPSLGQLPFLKELYISNLDSVKTVDAGFYKNEDCLSVTPFSSLETLSIVRMYCLELWSTPESDAFPLLKSLTIENCPKLRGDLPNHLPALKKLKIASSLPRAPTLNRLEIRKSNNVSLHVFPLLLEWIEVEGSQMVESMIKAITSIEPTCLQHLKLSDCSSAISFPGGRLPASLKALHISNLKNLELPTQHKHELLESLSLVNSCYCLRSLPLATFPNLKRLEIRCCEHLKSLLVSGAESFKSLCSLSISRCPNFVSFCRKGLPAPNLTRIEVRHCDKLKSLPDKMSSLLPKLEYLHIEDCPEIESFPEGGMPPNLRTVEIDNCEKLLSGLAWPSMGMLTHLIVWGPCDGIKSFPKEGLLPPSLTSLKLYYLLNLEMLDCMGLLHLTSLQELTIEICPLLENMVGERLPVSLIKLTIERCPLLEKQCRRKHPQIWPKISHIRHIKVDNRWI; encoded by the coding sequence ATGGCTGAGTTAGTTGGTGGTGCGTTTCTCTCTGCTTTCCTCAATGTTGTGTTCGACAAGCTTGCTACCGATGAGGTTGTTGACTTCTTCCGTGGAAAGAAGGTTGACCTCAATTTGCTTGAGAACTTGAAGAGCAATCTGAGTGTGGTTGGAGCTGTGCTTGATGATGCTGAGAAGAAACAAATCAAACTCTCCAGTGTCAACCAGTGGCTCATTCAGCTCAAGGATGTTCTTTATGATGCCGATGACGTGCTGGATGAAATTTCGACCAAAGCTGCAACTCAAAAGAAGGTAAGTAAAGTGTTTTCTCGCTTTACCAATAGGAAAATGGCCAGTAAGTTGGAAAAAGTAGTTGGCAAATTAGATAAAGTTCTAGAAGGCAAGAAGGGTCTTCCTTTGCAAGTGATGGCAGGGGAGAGCAACGAGCCATGGAATGCTCTGCCAACAACATCTCTGGAAGATGGATATGGTATGTATGGTAGGGATACAGACAAGGAGGCCATAATGGAGTTGGTAAAGGATAGCAGTGATGGTGTACCAGTGTCTGTTATCGCTATTGTAGGCATGGGTGGGGTTGGAAAAACCACTCTAGCCCGATCTGTGTTCAACGATGGCAATTTGAAGGAAATGTTGTTTGATTTAAATGCATGGGTTTGTGTTTCTGATCAATTTGATATTGTGAAGGTCACAAAAACTATGATAGAGCAAATTACTCAAAAGTCTTGTAAATTGAATGATCTAAACTTACTTCAACATAAATTGATGGACAggctgaaagataaaaaattcttaattgtCTTGGATGATGTATGGATCGAGGATGATGATAATTGGAGTAATCTTACAAAACCATTGTTGCATGGAACAAGGGGAAGTAAAATTCTCTTTACAACCCGCAATGAAAATGTAGTGAATGTAGTCCCTTACCGTATTGTTCAAGTTTATCCTCTAAGTAAATTGTCAAATGAAGATTGTTGGCTAGTGTTAGCAAACCACGCATTTCCTCTCTCAGAATCAAGTGGGGAGAATAGAAGAGCTTTAGAAGAAATTGGAAGGGAGATTGTTAAAAAGTGTAATGGATTGCCTTTAGCAGCACGGTCACTCGGAGGTATGTTGAGGAGAGAGCATGCTATTAGGGTTTGGAATAATACACTTGAAAGTGACATTTGGAAACTGTCTGAAAGTCAGTGTAAAGTTATTCCAGCCTTGAGAATTAGTTATCAATATCTCCCTCCACATCTGAAACGGTGCTTTGTTTATTGTTCGTTATACCCCAAAGATTATGAATTTCAAAAGAATGACTTGATCTTGTTGTGGATGGCGGAAGATCTTTTGAAGCTTCCAAACAAAGGAAAGGCATTAGAAATTGGTTATGAGTATTTTGATGATTTAGTTTCTAGATCATTTTTTCAACGTTCAAGTAATCGAACTCGGGGCAATTATTTTGTAATGCATGACCTCGTGCATGATCTAGCATTATACCTTGGTGGAGAATTCTATTTCAGATCGGAAGAACTTGGAAAAGAAACCAAGATTGGTATGAAGACTCGTCATTTGTCAGTTACAAAGTTCAGTGATCCAATCTCAGATATTGAAGTTTTTAACAAACTACAATCTTTGAGAACTTTCTTGGCAATTGATTTTAAAGATTCCCCATTCAACAAGGAAAAGGAACCAGGTATTGTAGTGTCGAAGCTTAAGTGCTTGAGAGTTTTATCATTTTGTGGCTTTGCAAGTCTGGATGTTTTGCATGATTCAATAGGTAAATTGATCCACTTGCGTTATTTAAATCTCTCTCGTACAAGTATAAAAACACTGCCGGAGTCATTGTGTAATTTGTACAATCTACAAACTCTGGTGTTGTCTGATTGCGACAAGTTGACCAGGTTGCCTACTGACATGCAAAATCTTATAAACTTGTGTCATCTTCATATTGATGGTACTGATATAAGAGAGATGCCTAGAGGAATGGGAATGTTAAGTCATTTGCAGCATTTGGATTTCTTTATTGTGGGCAAGCACAAAGAGAACGGAATCAAAGAACTGGGGACACTTTCAAATCTTCATGGTTCGCTTTCTATTAGGAATTTGGAGAATGTAACCAGAAGCAATGAAGCATTGGAGGCTAGGATGCTGGATAAGAAGCACATTAATCATTTATCGTTTCTATGGTCTAATGGCACCGACTTCCAAACTCAATTAGATGTACTGTGCAAATTAAAACCTCACCAAGGCCTGGAATCTCTAACAATATTGGGTTATGATGGAACCATATTTCCAGATTGGGTGGGAAATTTTTCCTACCACAACATGACAAGTCTAAGTTTACGTTATTGTGATAACTGTTGTGTGCTTCCTTCGCTTGGGCAACTACCGTTTCTTAAGGAGCTCTATATTTCAAACTTGGATTCAGTGAAGACTGTTGATGCAGGGTTTTACAAAAATGAAGATTGTCTTTCTGTGACACCGTTTTCTTCCCTTGAAACTCTATCCATTGTTCGCATGTATTGCTTGGAGTTGTGGAGTACCCCTGAGTCAGACGCCTTTCCTCTACTCAAGTCTCTTACAATAGAGAATTGCCCCAAACTAAGGGGAGATTTGCCAAATCACCTTCCTGCTCTGAAAAAACTTAAGATTGCCTCTTCTCTCCCTAGGGCTCCCACTCTTAACAGATTAGAAATACGTAAAAGTAATAATGTATCGTTGCATGTGTTTCCTCTTTTGTTGGAATGGATAGAAGTAGAAGGAAGCCAAATGGTGGAGTCCATGATTAAGGCCATCACCAGCATTGAGCCAACTTGCCTCCAACATTTAAAATTGAGTGATTGTTCGTCAGCCATATCATTTCCGGGTGGTCGTCTGCCTGCATCTCTGAAGGCTCTGCATATCAGCAATCTTAAAAATCTGGAATTGCCGACCCAACACAAGCACGAGTTACTGGAATCACTGTCACTAGTTAATAGTTGTTATTGTCTCAGGTCTCTTCCATTGGCTACTTTTCCAAATCTCAAACGTCTCGAAATCAGATGCTGTGAACATCTGAAATCTCTTTTGGTTTCAGGGGCAGAGTCATTTAAGAGTCTGTGTTCTTTGAGCATTTCCCGATGCCCCAACTTTGTATCATTCTGTAGAAAAGGATTGCCAGCGCCCAATTTGACTCGAATTGAAGTTCGGCATTGCGACAAGTTGAAGTCATTACCTGACAAAATGAGTAGTCTTCTCCCAAAGTTAGAATATCTTCACATAGAGGACTGCCCAGAAATTGAGTCGTTTCCAGAAGGGGGTATGCCACCTAACCTGAGAACAGTTGAGATTGacaattgtgagaaactacTGAGCGGCCTAGCATGGCCATCCATGGGCATGCTTACCCATCTCATTGTTTGGGGTCCATGTGATGGCATCAAGTCATTCCCTAAGGAGGGTTTGCTGCCTCCCTCCCTTACGTCTTTGAAGCTATATTACTTGTTAAATCTGGAGATGTTGGACTGCATGGGGCTTCTCCATCTCACATCCCTGCAAGAATTAACCATAGAGATTTGTCCTTTGCTGGAGAATATGGTGGGAGAAAGGCTTCCTGTCTCTCTAATAAAATTAACCATAGAGAGATGTCCTTTGCTGGAAAAACAATGCCGCAGGAAGCACCCTCAAATTTGGCCTAAAATATCCCACATCCGTCACATTAAAGTTGACAACAGATGGATTTAG
- the LOC114406049 gene encoding receptor-like kinase LIP1, protein MAFSSIMSSGIDVLLWTERVLGRGALSCVFRGRVGIWRTAIAIKRLDKEDKECAKAFCRELMIASSLNDTNVIPLVGFCIDSEEGLFFVYKYVSGGSLEHHLHGRKKGVKGSSPLPWSVRYEVAIGIAEAVAYVRNGMKFHFIITYHNFVIHSKDLSYGFIYIDKDLPHIHMIINYFLHFNRI, encoded by the exons ATGGCATTTTCTTCAATTATGAGTTCAGGAATCGATGTTTTGCTATGGACAGAGAGAGTGTTGGGGAGAGGTGCCTTGAGCTGTGTGTTTAGAGGAAGAGTTGGGATTTGGAGGACTGCTATTGCTATTAAAAGGTTGGATAAGGAAGACAAGGAGTGTGCCAAGGCGTTTTGCAGAGAATTGATGATTGCTAGTTCTCTGAATGACACAAATGTTATTCCTCTTGTGGGGTTTTGTATTGACTCGGAGGAGGGTTTGTTTTTTGTGTACAAGTATGTGTCAGGAGGAAGCTTAGAGCATCACTTACATG GGAGGAAGAAGGGTGTGAAGGGTAGTTCACCACTTCCATGGTCTGTGAGGTATGAAGTTGCAATTGGGATTGCAGAAGCTGTGGCTTATGTGCGTAATGGTATGAAGTTTCATTTTATCATAACTTATCATAATTTTGTAATTCACTCTAAAGACTTATCATATGGGTTTATTTACATAGACAAAGACTTGCCACATATACATAtgattataaactattttttacattttaataggatatga